A genomic window from Bacillus mesophilus includes:
- a CDS encoding RrF2 family transcriptional regulator — MKSSLSVEYAIHSVINLALFPSDINVSVKKLARFMGVTPTYLAKVFTLLTKSGIVRSSIGTKGGVKLAKAPEDISFYDVFIAINGGGDMFQCSNVRAFMIGYEPMPGICDVHRTMLDAEEAMFAHLKNVKIIDMVNAVYEKMELGEIEERIETLREHMKNN, encoded by the coding sequence ATGAAAAGTTCGCTAAGTGTTGAATATGCAATCCATAGTGTGATAAATCTTGCTCTATTTCCATCAGACATTAATGTTTCTGTAAAAAAATTGGCGCGCTTCATGGGAGTAACACCAACTTATCTGGCGAAGGTGTTTACGCTTCTGACAAAGTCAGGAATTGTCCGATCAAGTATTGGTACTAAGGGAGGGGTAAAACTTGCAAAAGCACCTGAGGATATTAGCTTCTATGATGTATTTATTGCCATAAATGGCGGAGGTGATATGTTTCAATGTTCTAATGTAAGAGCATTTATGATAGGTTACGAACCAATGCCCGGTATATGTGATGTCCATCGCACAATGCTTGATGCGGAAGAGGCTATGTTTGCTCATTTAAAAAATGTGAAAATTATTGATATGGTAAATGCGGTATATGAGAAAATGGAGCTAGGAGAAATTGAAGAACGTATAGAGACCCTTCGTGAGCATATGAA